In Apium graveolens cultivar Ventura chromosome 10, ASM990537v1, whole genome shotgun sequence, the following are encoded in one genomic region:
- the LOC141689952 gene encoding uncharacterized protein LOC141689952 isoform X1: MEAFYYLVFGILGVIVAATELSKSNKDRINTSQPFNSFKNNYLVVYSLMMAGDWLQGPYVYYLYTTYGYGKGDIGQLFIAGFGSSMLFGTIVGSLADKTGRKRACVTYCITYILSCITKHSPHYKVLMLGRILGGIATSLLFSAFESWLVAEHNKRNFDQQWLSLTFSKAIFLGNGLVAIISGLFGNMLVDSLNLGPVAPFDAAACFLAIGMAIIMSSWTENYGDPSESKDLLTQFKGAAVAIASDEKIALLGAIQSLFEGSMYTFVFLWTPALSPNDEEIPHGFIFATFMLASMLGSSFASRLMARSSVKVESYMQIVFVVSAASLLLPILTSLLVPPSEEKGGGIKFAGCLQLLGFCTFEACVGIFWPSIMKMRSQYIPEEARSTIMNFFRIPLNIFVCIVLYNVNAFPITVMFGMCSIFLFVASLLQRRLSVIAEKTKTEDWSQLRERDAEAEPLNDA, from the exons atggaggCGTTTTATTACTTGGTGTTTGGGATACTGGGAGTGATAGTAGCAGCAACTGAGCTAAGCAAGAGCAACAAAGATCGTATCAACACTTCTCAGCCTTTCAATTCTTTCAAAAATAATTACCTCGTTGTTTACTCTCTTATGATGG CTGGTGACTGGTTGCAGGGACCATATGTGTACTACCTGTATACGACCTATGGCTATGGTAAGGGAGACATTGGACAACTCTTTATTGCTGGTTTTGGATCGTCCATGTTGTTCGGAACAATTGTTGGATCTCTGGCAGATAAAAC GGGTAGGAAACGCGCCTGCGTAACTTACTGCATTACTTACATACTGAGCTGCATCACAAAGCACTCTCCTCACTATAAGGTTCTCATGTTGGGTCGTATCTTGGGTGGTATTGCTACATCCCTTTTGTTTTCGGCATTTGAGTCCTGGCTTGTGGCTGAGCACAACAAG AGAAATTTTGATCAGCAATGGCTCTCTCTAACATTCTCCAAGGCAATATTTCTTGGAAATGGTCTTGTTGCTATTATCTCTGGTTTATTTGGAAATATGCTCGTTGATTCCCTAAATCTTGGGCCTGTGGCACCTTTTGATGCTGCTGCATGCTTTCTTGCCATTGGTATGGCCATTATAATGTCATCCTGGACGGAGAACTATGGAGACCCTTCAGAGAGCAAGGACTTGCTTACTCAGTTTAAGGGCGCTGCTGTAGCTATAGCTTCAG ATGAGAAGATTGCATTGTTGGGTGCAATACAGTCATTGTTTGAAGGGTCTATGTATACCTTTGTGTTTCTCTGGACTCCTGCTTTGAGTCCAAATGACGAGGAAATTCCCCATGGTTTCATTTTTGCTACTTTCATGTTGGCATCAATGCTCGGAAGTTCATTCGCGTCTCGCTTGATGGCTCGCTCGTCAGTTAAAGTTGAGAGCTATATGCAGATTGTATTTGTGGTTTCTGCCGCATCTCTGTTGCTTCCCATTTTGACATCG TTATTGGTACCTCCTTCTGAAGAGAAAGGTGGAGGTATTAAATTTGCAGGTTGTCTCCAGCTTCTTGGATTTTGTACCTTTGAGGCTTGTGTGGGTATTTTCTGGCCATCTATAATGAAAATGAGGTCCCAATACATTCCTGAAGAGGCTAGAAGCACCATCATGAATTTCTTCCGTATTCCTCTGAACATTTTTGTTTGCATCGTGTTGTATAAT GTCAATGCCTTCCCCATCACTGTTATGTTTGGCATGTGCTCCATCTTTCTTTTCGTGGCCTCCCTGTTGCAAAGGAGGTTGTCAGTTATTGCAGAAAAAACAA AGACAGAAGACTGGTCACAATTGAGGGAGAGGGACGCAGAGGCTGAACCACTGAATGATGCTTAG
- the LOC141689952 gene encoding uncharacterized protein LOC141689952 isoform X2, which produces MLFGTIVGSLADKTGRKRACVTYCITYILSCITKHSPHYKVLMLGRILGGIATSLLFSAFESWLVAEHNKRNFDQQWLSLTFSKAIFLGNGLVAIISGLFGNMLVDSLNLGPVAPFDAAACFLAIGMAIIMSSWTENYGDPSESKDLLTQFKGAAVAIASDEKIALLGAIQSLFEGSMYTFVFLWTPALSPNDEEIPHGFIFATFMLASMLGSSFASRLMARSSVKVESYMQIVFVVSAASLLLPILTSLLVPPSEEKGGGIKFAGCLQLLGFCTFEACVGIFWPSIMKMRSQYIPEEARSTIMNFFRIPLNIFVCIVLYNVNAFPITVMFGMCSIFLFVASLLQRRLSVIAEKTKTEDWSQLRERDAEAEPLNDA; this is translated from the exons ATGTTGTTCGGAACAATTGTTGGATCTCTGGCAGATAAAAC GGGTAGGAAACGCGCCTGCGTAACTTACTGCATTACTTACATACTGAGCTGCATCACAAAGCACTCTCCTCACTATAAGGTTCTCATGTTGGGTCGTATCTTGGGTGGTATTGCTACATCCCTTTTGTTTTCGGCATTTGAGTCCTGGCTTGTGGCTGAGCACAACAAG AGAAATTTTGATCAGCAATGGCTCTCTCTAACATTCTCCAAGGCAATATTTCTTGGAAATGGTCTTGTTGCTATTATCTCTGGTTTATTTGGAAATATGCTCGTTGATTCCCTAAATCTTGGGCCTGTGGCACCTTTTGATGCTGCTGCATGCTTTCTTGCCATTGGTATGGCCATTATAATGTCATCCTGGACGGAGAACTATGGAGACCCTTCAGAGAGCAAGGACTTGCTTACTCAGTTTAAGGGCGCTGCTGTAGCTATAGCTTCAG ATGAGAAGATTGCATTGTTGGGTGCAATACAGTCATTGTTTGAAGGGTCTATGTATACCTTTGTGTTTCTCTGGACTCCTGCTTTGAGTCCAAATGACGAGGAAATTCCCCATGGTTTCATTTTTGCTACTTTCATGTTGGCATCAATGCTCGGAAGTTCATTCGCGTCTCGCTTGATGGCTCGCTCGTCAGTTAAAGTTGAGAGCTATATGCAGATTGTATTTGTGGTTTCTGCCGCATCTCTGTTGCTTCCCATTTTGACATCG TTATTGGTACCTCCTTCTGAAGAGAAAGGTGGAGGTATTAAATTTGCAGGTTGTCTCCAGCTTCTTGGATTTTGTACCTTTGAGGCTTGTGTGGGTATTTTCTGGCCATCTATAATGAAAATGAGGTCCCAATACATTCCTGAAGAGGCTAGAAGCACCATCATGAATTTCTTCCGTATTCCTCTGAACATTTTTGTTTGCATCGTGTTGTATAAT GTCAATGCCTTCCCCATCACTGTTATGTTTGGCATGTGCTCCATCTTTCTTTTCGTGGCCTCCCTGTTGCAAAGGAGGTTGTCAGTTATTGCAGAAAAAACAA AGACAGAAGACTGGTCACAATTGAGGGAGAGGGACGCAGAGGCTGAACCACTGAATGATGCTTAG
- the LOC141693405 gene encoding uncharacterized protein LOC141693405, with translation MERLPPEICLKIFCFLDHQSLATAHQVCCRWKLMASENILWSNLFEERWGPDSAAFYAPTGSKSWKDVYIVQDRCDRIGLGLKIICEGDECYLVHQGEIQRHLGSRNQEMLSNQHSDGELAAETSLVDSEPSVGILDKILFFLGDLEAASVQAKRARVI, from the exons AGATTGCCTCCAGAAATTTGTCTGAAAATCTTTTGTTTCTTGGATCATCAAAGTCTTGCCACTGCTCATCAAG TATGCTGCCGATGGAAGCTCATGGCATCAGAAAATATTTTGTGGTCCAACCTATTCGAGGAACGATGGGGACCGGATAGTGCCGCATTTTATGCTCCCACAGGTTCCAAGTCGTGGAAAGATGTGTATATAGTCCAAGATCGTTGTGACCGAATAGGATT GGGATTGAAAATAATATGTGAAGGAGATGAGTGTTATCTTGTCCATCAAGGTGAAATACAACGACATTTAGGTTCAAGAAACCAGGAAATGCTATCAAACCAGCATTCAGATGGCGAGCTTGCAGCAGAAACATCTTTGGTAGATAGTGAACCCAGTGTAGGTATATTGGATAAAATCCTTTTCTTTCTTGGAGACTTGGAAGCTGCTTCGGTACAGGCAAAACGAGCTCGTGTGATTTag